From a region of the Fusobacterium sp. IOR10 genome:
- a CDS encoding DUF979 domain-containing protein, whose protein sequence is MKNTILEIMYILTGLVAICAGAYALADKEHKKKFGTGAFWIIFGFIFIVGKMIPSYIVGLLLILMGLLTVFNKVGVGSQENSTSEYRAKKSEIIGNRLFIPALSIGVSAFAVAQFTSLGGLVGLGVGSLVALILSLVVTKEHPKYLGYESSRMLQQMGPSTILPQLLAALGALFTLSGVGEVIANLMSSIVPEGNILAGVIIYCVGMAVFTMIMGNAFAAFAVITAGIGLPFVFSQGANPAIAGSLGLTAGYCGTLLTPMGANFNIVPTAIMEMKNKNGVIIAQAPVAIALLFIHIVLMYFWAF, encoded by the coding sequence ATGAAAAATACAATTCTTGAAATTATGTATATATTAACAGGTTTAGTGGCAATATGTGCAGGGGCCTATGCCCTAGCTGATAAAGAGCATAAAAAGAAATTTGGTACAGGGGCATTTTGGATTATATTTGGATTTATTTTCATTGTAGGAAAAATGATTCCCTCTTATATTGTTGGGTTGTTACTAATACTTATGGGATTATTAACAGTTTTTAATAAGGTAGGAGTTGGATCTCAAGAAAATTCTACCAGTGAATATAGAGCTAAAAAAAGTGAAATTATAGGAAATAGGTTGTTTATTCCAGCTTTATCAATTGGGGTAAGTGCCTTTGCTGTTGCTCAGTTTACTAGTTTAGGTGGATTAGTTGGACTAGGAGTAGGATCTCTAGTGGCTTTGATTCTTTCCTTGGTAGTTACAAAGGAACATCCAAAATATTTAGGTTATGAAAGTTCTAGAATGTTACAACAAATGGGTCCATCAACAATACTTCCACAACTTTTAGCTGCCCTTGGAGCATTGTTTACCCTATCAGGTGTTGGAGAGGTTATAGCTAATTTAATGAGCTCAATAGTTCCTGAGGGGAATATTCTAGCAGGGGTTATAATTTATTGCGTTGGAATGGCTGTATTTACTATGATTATGGGAAATGCCTTTGCTGCCTTTGCTGTTATTACAGCAGGTATAGGATTGCCATTTGTTTTTTCCCAAGGGGCAAATCCAGCAATTGCAGGTTCCCTAGGTCTTACAGCAGGATATTGTGGAACATTATTAACACCAATGGGAGCTAATTTTAATATAGTTCCTACAGCAATTATGGAAATGAAAAATAAAAATGGAGTTATAATAGCACAGGCACCAGTTGCAATAGCTCTATTGTTTATTCACATTGTACTTATGTATTTTTGGGCATTTTAA
- a CDS encoding DUF969 domain-containing protein gives MVTLKLIGVIIIIIGFLLKLDTIAVVIVAGIATGLVSGIDFIDILSTLGDAFVKTRYMTVFLLTLAVIGILERNGLKEQASKCIGKLHSVTCGKVLSSYMIIRTFLAVLSLRLGGHIQFIRPLVYPMAIGAGEKKHGELSQNEKEEIKGVACAIENYGNFFGQNVFVASAGVLLIVGTLQELGIKVAPYAVSKAAIPISILAVIFSAIQNHFLEKKLAKREKKVEIGG, from the coding sequence ATGGTCACATTAAAACTTATAGGAGTTATTATTATAATTATAGGATTCCTATTAAAATTGGACACAATAGCTGTTGTTATTGTTGCTGGAATTGCTACAGGTTTAGTTTCTGGAATTGATTTTATTGATATTTTATCAACACTTGGAGATGCCTTTGTTAAAACAAGGTATATGACAGTATTTCTTTTAACCCTTGCAGTTATAGGAATATTAGAAAGAAATGGACTAAAGGAACAAGCTTCTAAATGTATTGGGAAATTGCACTCTGTAACATGTGGGAAAGTTCTAAGTTCATATATGATTATAAGAACATTTTTAGCAGTATTATCCCTTAGGTTAGGAGGACATATACAGTTTATAAGACCACTTGTTTATCCAATGGCCATAGGAGCTGGGGAAAAGAAGCATGGAGAATTATCTCAAAATGAAAAAGAAGAAATTAAAGGTGTTGCCTGTGCTATAGAAAATTATGGAAACTTTTTTGGACAAAATGTATTTGTAGCCAGTGCAGGGGTATTGTTAATAGTTGGAACTCTTCAAGAATTAGGAATAAAAGTAGCACCCTATGCAGTTTCCAAGGCAGCTATTCCAATTAGTATATTGGCAGTTATTTTTTCTGCAATACAAAATCATTTTTTAGAAAAAAAATTAGCTAAGAGAGAAAAAAAAGTTGAAATTGGAGGATAA
- a CDS encoding ACT domain-containing protein produces MKDKYLIVSKKILPDYYEKVIEARRILEEGKIKNVSEVVKMVGISRSTYYKYKDYIFLPSKSTIGRKALVSLMLEHKRGVLSDVINYLSVVNGNIITINQNMPINDSASVIISLDISDINIPIEEIIIGLKDIPDVISGKLISLE; encoded by the coding sequence ATGAAGGATAAATATTTAATAGTTAGTAAAAAAATACTTCCAGATTATTATGAAAAGGTTATAGAAGCTAGGAGAATACTAGAAGAGGGAAAAATAAAAAATGTTAGTGAAGTTGTTAAAATGGTTGGAATAAGTAGAAGTACATATTATAAGTACAAGGACTATATATTTTTACCATCAAAAAGCACAATAGGGAGAAAGGCCCTTGTTTCATTAATGTTAGAACATAAAAGGGGAGTTTTATCAGATGTTATAAATTATTTGTCAGTTGTTAATGGAAATATTATTACAATAAATCAAAATATGCCTATTAATGATTCTGCCTCAGTAATAATTTCTTTGGATATTTCTGATATAAACATTCCCATAGAGGAAATAATTATAGGATTAAAGGATATCCCAGATGTTATATCAGGAAAATTAATTTCTCTAGAATAA
- the thrB gene encoding homoserine kinase yields the protein MITIRVPATTANIGPGFDSLGLAFKLYSYFSFEEIPSGVEIIGCDEEYRNEENLVYISFMKTLEKLNANVTGIRIKIESNIPVSRGLGSSASCIIGGVMGANEISKSGLSKMEIFNISNEIEGHPDNISPGIFGGLTASLVNENIPYFTKYEIDRELSFCAFIPDFKLSTQDARKVLPNIVLYTQAVHNVSRTAVLLKSLENGDVDLIKIALEDKLHEPYRKSLIGEYDEVKKICEENKVVGFFISGAGPTLMGIINNNTNNLKLKEEMSNLKNNWTVKKLEVDFHGALVL from the coding sequence ATGATAACAATAAGAGTACCAGCAACTACTGCAAATATTGGCCCAGGATTTGATTCCCTAGGTTTAGCCTTTAAACTATATTCATATTTTTCCTTTGAAGAAATACCAAGTGGAGTTGAAATTATAGGGTGTGATGAGGAATATAGAAATGAGGAAAATCTTGTGTATATTTCCTTTATGAAAACTTTGGAAAAATTAAATGCCAATGTAACAGGAATAAGAATAAAAATAGAAAGTAATATTCCAGTTTCAAGAGGTCTTGGAAGTAGTGCTTCTTGTATAATAGGTGGAGTTATGGGAGCAAATGAAATATCAAAAAGTGGTCTTTCTAAAATGGAAATTTTCAATATTTCAAATGAAATAGAGGGACATCCTGATAATATTAGTCCAGGGATATTTGGTGGATTAACAGCTTCCCTAGTTAATGAGAATATTCCCTATTTTACAAAATATGAAATAGATAGGGAACTATCATTTTGTGCCTTTATACCTGATTTTAAACTTTCCACACAAGATGCTAGAAAAGTTTTGCCAAATATTGTATTATATACTCAAGCAGTGCACAATGTTTCTAGAACAGCAGTTTTACTAAAATCCTTAGAAAATGGGGATGTTGATTTAATAAAAATAGCCCTTGAGGATAAACTTCACGAGCCCTATAGAAAAAGTTTAATAGGAGAATATGATGAAGTTAAAAAAATATGTGAAGAAAATAAAGTAGTTGGATTTTTTATAAGTGGTGCAGGTCCAACTTTAATGGGAATAATAAATAATAATACAAATAATCTTAAATTAAAAGAAGAAATGTCCAATTTAAAAAATAATTGGACAGTGAAAAAATTAGAAGTTGATTTTCACGGGGCTTTAGTTTTATAA
- the thrC gene encoding threonine synthase: protein MKYNYESTRNKKIKCLASEAVAKGIALDGGLFVRNDMDSLKIDLKDLVGKSYLYMGKKILSLMLDDYTTDEIDELVEKAYDSKFSNDEITPIKKVGDDFVLELFHGPTSAFKDIALSILPHLLKKSLEKNNIKEEILILTATSGDTGKAALEGFKDVPGIKILVIYPNKGVSKIQEKQMRSQEGENTYVYAIGGNFDDAQSQVKKIFTDNDTKEELLKRNVRLSSANSINIGRLVPQMVYYFYSYMKLVSLNEISLGEKINFTVPTGNFGDILAGYYAKLLGLPINKLICASNENNVLCDFLKTGVYDKNRDFYKTISPSMDILISSNLERLLYHISGNDNAYVNSLMKELKENGKYEISENMKKSIGEIFQGGYSTDEETEEEIRKIYEKYSYVLDPHTGVAFNVMEKNREKGCKNVVLATASPYKFSKSVYNSIFKDEETKDVDEFQIMEDLHEKTKVEIPKNLKNLKNKKDIHTGVIDKDKIKDTFKVIL, encoded by the coding sequence ATGAAATATAATTATGAGAGTACAAGAAATAAGAAAATAAAATGCCTGGCTTCTGAAGCAGTGGCAAAGGGCATAGCTCTAGATGGTGGATTATTTGTTAGAAATGATATGGATTCTTTAAAGATAGATTTAAAGGATTTAGTTGGTAAATCTTATCTTTATATGGGAAAGAAAATTTTATCCCTAATGCTAGATGACTATACAACAGATGAAATAGATGAACTAGTTGAGAAAGCCTATGACAGTAAATTTTCAAATGATGAAATTACTCCAATAAAAAAAGTTGGAGATGACTTTGTTCTGGAATTATTCCATGGTCCAACTTCAGCCTTTAAAGATATAGCCCTTTCAATATTACCTCATTTACTAAAAAAATCCTTGGAAAAAAATAATATAAAGGAAGAGATTCTTATTCTAACTGCCACTTCAGGGGATACAGGGAAGGCAGCACTGGAAGGATTTAAGGATGTTCCGGGAATAAAAATATTAGTAATATACCCAAACAAAGGTGTAAGTAAAATTCAAGAAAAACAAATGAGGTCTCAAGAGGGTGAAAATACTTATGTTTATGCTATAGGTGGAAATTTTGACGATGCTCAAAGCCAAGTGAAAAAAATATTCACAGATAATGATACTAAGGAAGAATTATTAAAAAGAAATGTTAGATTATCTTCAGCTAATTCCATAAACATTGGAAGACTTGTACCTCAAATGGTATATTATTTCTATTCTTATATGAAACTTGTAAGTTTAAATGAAATATCCCTTGGGGAAAAAATTAATTTCACTGTTCCCACAGGAAATTTTGGAGATATATTAGCTGGATATTACGCAAAACTATTAGGACTTCCTATAAATAAATTAATTTGTGCATCCAATGAAAATAATGTTCTTTGTGACTTTTTAAAAACAGGGGTTTATGACAAAAATAGAGATTTTTACAAAACTATTTCCCCTTCAATGGACATATTAATTTCAAGTAATTTAGAAAGATTACTTTATCACATAAGTGGAAATGACAATGCATATGTAAATTCTCTAATGAAAGAGTTAAAGGAAAATGGGAAATATGAAATAAGTGAAAATATGAAAAAGAGCATTGGAGAAATTTTCCAAGGGGGATATTCAACAGATGAGGAAACAGAGGAAGAAATAAGAAAGATATATGAAAAATATTCCTATGTTTTAGATCCCCATACAGGAGTTGCCTTTAATGTAATGGAGAAAAATAGAGAAAAGGGATGTAAGAATGTGGTTTTAGCAACAGCAAGCCCTTATAAATTTAGTAAGTCTGTGTATAATTCTATTTTTAAAGATGAAGAAACTAAAGATGTAGATGAGTTTCAAATAATGGAAGATTTACATGAGAAAACAAAGGTTGAAATTCCAAAGAATCTAAAAAATTTAAAAAATAAAAAAGATATTCACACTGGTGTAATAGATAAGGATAAAATAAAAGATACTTTTAAGGTGATATTATGA
- a CDS encoding aspartate kinase — MIKVAKFGGSSLADANQFKKVKDIILRDSSIVITVASAPGKRFSEDNKITDLLYLSYAHLKYSVEYTKMFVHIEDRYAKIKKELNLKLNLGKEFDKIKSKMKKGMNKDYLISRGEYLNAKLLAEYLGYTFIDAKDIIFFNFNGNINIEKTTRAIEEVFKCNSKIIVPGFYGSLPNGEIKVFSRGGSDITGSIISRAINASVYENWTDVSGILMADPRIVDQPKKIDFITYNELRELSYMGANVLHTNAVAPVKEANIPINIRNTNEPDNPGTMIVNNNYEILEEHSISPITGIAGKKDFSILSIYKYPMSEEPNSLLNILEVLKKYKINIEHISSGIDNFSLILSSEHLEKYLYEIIADTKKLCNSIEIKVVRDISLIAIVGRNMVHKPGTSGKLFAAMGNNGVNIRVISQSSDELNIIIGVANENFEKCINVIYNNFIV, encoded by the coding sequence ATGATAAAAGTTGCAAAATTTGGTGGCTCTTCTCTAGCTGACGCCAATCAGTTTAAAAAAGTCAAAGATATTATATTAAGGGACAGCAGTATAGTTATAACTGTTGCATCTGCACCTGGGAAAAGATTTTCAGAGGACAATAAAATAACCGACTTACTATATCTTTCCTATGCCCATTTAAAATATTCTGTGGAATATACAAAAATGTTTGTCCATATTGAGGATAGATATGCTAAAATAAAAAAAGAATTAAATTTAAAGTTGAATTTAGGAAAAGAATTTGATAAAATTAAATCTAAAATGAAGAAGGGAATGAACAAGGATTATTTAATAAGTAGAGGTGAGTATTTAAATGCTAAACTTCTTGCTGAATACCTTGGTTATACTTTTATAGATGCAAAGGATATTATATTTTTTAATTTTAATGGAAATATTAATATTGAAAAGACAACTAGGGCAATTGAAGAAGTATTTAAATGTAATTCAAAGATAATAGTACCTGGTTTCTATGGATCCCTTCCAAATGGGGAAATTAAAGTATTTTCAAGGGGAGGATCTGATATTACAGGTTCCATTATTTCCCGTGCTATAAATGCCAGTGTCTATGAAAACTGGACTGATGTATCTGGAATATTAATGGCTGATCCTAGAATAGTTGATCAACCTAAAAAAATAGATTTTATTACATATAACGAGCTTAGGGAGCTTTCATATATGGGAGCTAATGTACTTCATACTAATGCTGTTGCCCCTGTTAAAGAGGCTAATATCCCAATAAATATAAGAAATACCAATGAACCTGATAACCCTGGAACTATGATTGTAAACAATAATTATGAGATTTTAGAAGAGCATAGTATTTCTCCAATTACTGGTATTGCAGGGAAAAAAGATTTTTCAATACTTTCAATATATAAGTATCCTATGAGTGAAGAACCTAATTCACTTTTAAATATACTAGAGGTATTAAAAAAATACAAAATAAATATTGAGCATATTTCATCTGGAATTGATAATTTCTCATTAATATTATCCAGTGAACACTTGGAAAAATATTTGTATGAAATAATTGCAGACACAAAAAAATTATGTAATTCAATTGAAATTAAAGTAGTTAGAGATATAAGTCTTATTGCTATAGTTGGAAGAAATATGGTTCATAAACCTGGCACTTCTGGAAAGCTTTTTGCAGCTATGGGAAATAATGGTGTAAATATTAGGGTTATATCCCAAAGTTCAGATGAATTAAACATAATTATTGGAGTGGCAAATGAAAATTTTGAAAAATGTATTAACGTAATTTATAATAATTTTATTGTATAA
- a CDS encoding aspartate-semialdehyde dehydrogenase produces the protein MKKYNVGILGATGAVGQEMIKLLEERNFPINEIRFFASARSVDKKIQFNGKEYKVEEAKKGVFKNIDILLGASPNELAIELIPSAIEQGCVVVDNSSAFRLDEDVPLVVPEVNPEAVKNHKGLIANPNCATIIGLVAINKLNAHHKIKRVIVSTYQAVSGAGAGGITELDEQVKNISQNKEVTPKVFSHQIAYNLIPQIGGFNDMGYSSEEMKFQNEGRKILENKELKVNCTCVRVPVYRSHSESITLEFHDDISIEEAEDILKNSPGVKYIKTENNGSLPMPLDTSDQDLVFVGRLRRDMSRDDNKGLSLWCCGDQIRKGAATNAIQIAELVIKNKN, from the coding sequence ATGAAAAAATATAACGTTGGAATACTTGGAGCTACTGGGGCAGTTGGACAAGAAATGATAAAACTGCTAGAGGAAAGAAATTTTCCCATTAATGAAATTAGATTTTTTGCAAGTGCTAGAAGTGTAGATAAGAAGATTCAATTTAATGGTAAGGAATATAAAGTTGAAGAGGCTAAAAAGGGAGTATTTAAAAACATTGATATATTACTTGGAGCTTCTCCAAATGAACTAGCAATTGAACTTATACCTTCAGCAATTGAACAAGGATGTGTTGTAGTTGACAACAGTAGTGCCTTTAGATTAGATGAAGATGTTCCTTTAGTTGTTCCTGAGGTTAATCCTGAAGCTGTTAAAAATCACAAGGGTCTTATTGCAAACCCAAATTGTGCTACTATTATTGGATTAGTTGCAATTAATAAATTAAATGCACACCACAAAATAAAAAGAGTTATAGTTTCAACTTACCAAGCAGTATCAGGTGCTGGAGCTGGTGGAATAACAGAATTAGATGAACAAGTTAAAAATATTTCTCAAAATAAAGAGGTTACTCCTAAGGTTTTCTCTCATCAAATAGCCTATAACCTTATACCACAAATTGGAGGCTTCAATGATATGGGATACAGTTCTGAGGAAATGAAATTCCAAAATGAAGGTAGAAAAATATTAGAAAATAAAGAGTTAAAAGTTAACTGTACTTGTGTTAGAGTTCCTGTATACAGAAGTCATTCAGAATCTATTACCCTTGAATTCCATGATGATATTTCCATAGAAGAAGCTGAAGATATCTTGAAAAATTCTCCAGGCGTTAAATACATTAAAACAGAAAATAATGGAAGCCTACCTATGCCTCTAGACACAAGTGATCAAGATTTAGTTTTCGTTGGAAGATTAAGACGTGATATGAGTAGAGATGACAATAAAGGTCTTTCTCTTTGGTGTTGTGGGGATCAAATAAGAAAAGGTGCTGCTACTAATGCAATTCAAATTGCAGAACTTGTAATTAAAAATAAAAACTAA
- a CDS encoding copper homeostasis protein CutC, which yields MIKEVYAGSFLEAKLAEQRGADRIELCDKVKEGGTTASYGIIKKCVDSLKVPIFALIRPRIGDYVYSSYEIEIMKEDVKLCKAAGVDGIVIGFLTNENKIDYDTLQEFIDLALPMEVTFSNAIDELEDPVKEIKKLKAVGVTRILSYGKEETALLGKDLFNKMIQEAGKDIPIIVAGRITKDNLQEVASKIKSSEYHGRKIV from the coding sequence ATGATAAAAGAAGTTTATGCAGGCTCTTTTTTAGAGGCAAAGTTGGCAGAACAAAGAGGGGCAGATAGGATAGAACTTTGTGATAAAGTAAAAGAAGGGGGAACAACAGCATCTTATGGTATTATAAAGAAATGTGTTGATTCATTAAAGGTTCCAATTTTTGCGTTAATTAGACCAAGGATAGGTGACTATGTATATTCATCCTATGAAATAGAAATTATGAAGGAAGATGTAAAACTTTGTAAAGCAGCTGGAGTAGATGGAATAGTAATAGGTTTTTTAACAAATGAAAATAAAATTGATTATGATACATTACAAGAGTTTATAGATTTAGCTCTACCTATGGAAGTTACTTTTAGTAATGCTATAGATGAGTTAGAAGACCCAGTAAAAGAAATTAAAAAATTAAAAGCAGTTGGAGTAACTAGGATATTATCCTATGGAAAGGAAGAAACAGCTTTACTTGGAAAGGATCTTTTTAATAAGATGATACAAGAAGCAGGTAAGGATATTCCTATAATTGTTGCAGGTAGGATAACAAAGGATAATTTACAAGAGGTAGCAAGTAAGATAAAATCTTCAGAGTATCATGGAAGAAAAATAGTATAA
- a CDS encoding transcription repressor NadR, whose protein sequence is MIGNERREKIVELIKDSQKPLSGTYLSKVLGVSRQIIVQDIALLRALDYEIISTSRGYLITSLTLDISERVINVFHTDTEIEDELNTIVDIGGMVENVFIDHKIYGHLEAKLNISNRREIKEFLKKINSGEAKPLKNLTFGKHSHTIRAKDEYTLDLICEELEKKGYLIDNKKINS, encoded by the coding sequence ATGATTGGAAATGAAAGACGTGAGAAAATAGTAGAGTTAATAAAAGATTCACAAAAACCCTTATCAGGAACTTATTTATCAAAGGTTTTAGGAGTGAGTAGACAGATAATTGTTCAAGATATTGCTCTTTTAAGAGCTTTGGATTATGAAATTATTTCAACTTCTAGAGGTTATTTAATTACCAGTTTAACTTTAGATATATCAGAGAGAGTGATAAATGTATTTCATACAGATACTGAAATTGAAGACGAATTAAATACAATAGTGGATATAGGTGGAATGGTTGAAAATGTTTTTATTGATCATAAAATATATGGACATTTAGAAGCAAAATTAAATATAAGCAATAGAAGAGAAATTAAAGAATTTTTGAAAAAAATAAATTCAGGTGAAGCAAAACCCCTTAAAAATTTAACCTTTGGGAAACATTCCCATACAATAAGAGCAAAGGACGAATACACCTTGGATCTAATTTGTGAAGAACTTGAAAAAAAGGGATATTTAATAGATAATAAAAAGATAAACTCTTAA
- the nadC gene encoding carboxylating nicotinate-nucleotide diphosphorylase, with protein sequence MDIITENLNVDNLILLALREDISSEDITTNSIIKDNILGRGHLIAKEDGILAGIEIFKRVFKLLDENIEFKVNFKDGDKLQKGQIICEITGDLRVILSGERVALNYLQHMSGIATYTNDVVQLLKGTSIKLLDTRKTTPNMRIFEKYAVKVGGGYNHRYNLSDGVLIKDNHIAVAGSIKSAVEMARAYVSFVKKIEVEVENLQMVEEAIEAKADIIMLDNMDEFTMKKAVEIIGGRCKTECSGNITRENILKISKCGVDFVSSGAITHSAPILDISLKNLQKL encoded by the coding sequence ATGGATATAATTACAGAAAATTTAAATGTGGACAACCTTATTTTACTTGCTTTAAGGGAAGATATATCTTCAGAGGACATAACTACAAATTCAATAATAAAGGACAATATTCTAGGAAGAGGACATTTAATTGCAAAGGAAGATGGAATTTTAGCTGGAATAGAAATATTTAAAAGAGTATTTAAATTATTAGATGAAAATATAGAGTTTAAAGTTAATTTTAAAGACGGGGATAAATTACAAAAGGGTCAAATAATATGTGAGATTACAGGGGATTTAAGGGTTATTCTTTCAGGGGAAAGGGTGGCTTTAAATTATTTACAACATATGAGTGGTATTGCAACTTATACAAATGATGTGGTACAATTGTTAAAAGGAACAAGTATTAAATTACTTGATACAAGGAAGACAACTCCAAATATGAGGATTTTTGAAAAGTATGCTGTTAAGGTGGGAGGTGGATACAATCATCGATATAATCTATCTGACGGGGTATTAATAAAGGACAATCATATTGCAGTTGCAGGAAGTATAAAATCAGCAGTTGAAATGGCAAGAGCATATGTTTCCTTTGTGAAAAAAATAGAAGTGGAAGTTGAAAATTTGCAAATGGTAGAAGAGGCAATTGAAGCTAAAGCTGACATTATTATGCTTGATAATATGGATGAATTTACAATGAAAAAAGCTGTTGAAATTATAGGTGGTCGTTGTAAAACAGAGTGTTCAGGAAATATTACAAGGGAGAATATACTTAAAATATCCAAATGTGGTGTTGATTTTGTTTCAAGTGGAGCAATAACTCATTCAGCTCCTATATTGGATATTTCCTTAAAAAATCTTCAGAAATTGTAA
- a CDS encoding L-aspartate oxidase, translated as MLELGEKNIFTEEYDLIVVGTGVGGCYSVLNSSENKKILMITKAKLEESDSYLAQGGICVLRDEKDYDSFFQDTMKAGHYKNNRDSVKEMIENSPKIIEDLVSYGVDFKKVNGKFAYTREGAHSKARILYHEDITGKEITRKLLKNVKKRENTLILENTTLVDIISNDNACYGAILKDTKNKIHRVYSKNVILACGGIGGNFENSTNYPHLTGDGIKISEKNNIKLKNLDYIQVHPTTLYSKSKGRRFLISESVRGEGALLYNAQGNRFVDELMPRDYVTKEILAQMEKDNSKHVWLDMRPIKKRGINLEERFPNILKKCKEEGYDPNKELIPVVPAQHYFMGGIEVDLNSKTSMSNLYAVGETSCNGVHGENRLASNSLLETLVFSRNAIRNIENKTLTQEGK; from the coding sequence ATGTTAGAACTAGGGGAAAAAAACATATTCACAGAGGAGTATGATTTAATAGTTGTGGGAACAGGTGTTGGAGGTTGTTACTCAGTTTTAAATTCCAGTGAAAACAAGAAAATATTAATGATAACCAAAGCTAAGTTAGAAGAAAGTGACTCTTATTTGGCCCAAGGGGGAATTTGTGTTTTAAGGGATGAAAAGGACTATGACAGTTTCTTTCAAGATACTATGAAGGCTGGGCATTATAAAAACAATAGGGATTCAGTGAAAGAAATGATAGAAAACTCCCCTAAAATAATAGAAGATTTAGTATCCTACGGTGTAGATTTTAAAAAAGTTAATGGGAAGTTTGCATATACAAGGGAAGGTGCCCATTCAAAGGCTAGAATACTTTACCATGAGGATATAACTGGAAAGGAAATAACAAGGAAACTACTTAAAAATGTAAAGAAGAGAGAAAATACTCTAATATTAGAAAATACAACTTTGGTTGATATAATTTCAAATGACAATGCATGTTATGGTGCCATATTAAAAGATACAAAGAATAAAATTCACAGGGTATATTCTAAAAATGTTATATTAGCCTGTGGGGGAATAGGGGGAAATTTTGAAAATTCAACTAATTATCCTCATTTAACAGGGGATGGAATAAAAATTTCTGAAAAAAACAATATCAAATTAAAAAATTTAGACTATATTCAAGTTCATCCAACAACTTTATACTCTAAAAGCAAGGGGAGAAGATTTTTAATTTCAGAATCTGTAAGAGGTGAAGGAGCCCTTCTTTATAATGCACAGGGAAATAGATTTGTAGATGAGCTTATGCCAAGGGACTATGTTACAAAGGAAATTTTAGCTCAAATGGAGAAAGATAATTCAAAACATGTGTGGTTAGATATGAGACCAATAAAAAAAAGAGGTATAAATTTAGAGGAAAGATTCCCAAATATATTGAAAAAATGTAAAGAGGAAGGCTATGATCCAAATAAAGAATTAATACCAGTGGTTCCAGCTCAGCATTATTTTATGGGGGGAATAGAAGTTGATTTAAATAGTAAAACATCAATGTCAAACTTATATGCAGTTGGGGAAACTAGCTGTAATGGTGTGCATGGGGAAAATAGGTTGGCTAGTAATTCCCTACTTGAAACATTGGTTTTTTCTAGAAATGCAATAAGAAATATTGAAAATAAAACATTAACACAAGAGGGGAAATAA